In the genome of Terribacillus sp. FSL K6-0262, one region contains:
- a CDS encoding iron ABC transporter permease, translating into MIHSVKKTSLVAAGIIAAILIIFFISLNTGTIPIGPADVVKTLLGTGDGSYDVILFDFRLPRMVIALLIGIGMGIAGAILQGVSQNGLADPGILGINAGAGFAVVLYIFFFQEKLAGTGSLQVFIMPLFAFAGAFLAASLIYALAWKKGVSPVRLILVGIGVNAAFGGLIIVFQLMMDPKDFTQATIWLNGSIWQTSWNYVLALLPWIVILVPFAIFKAKALNVLTLGDQLAVGVGAPVQRERTLLLLLAVALAGACVAAGGAITFLGLVAPHLARRIVGPNHKHQLPICALIGALIMLVADTLSRTILAPSEIPIGLVVSAIGAPYFIYLLIKE; encoded by the coding sequence ATGATACATTCTGTGAAGAAGACAAGTCTGGTAGCAGCCGGAATCATCGCTGCCATCCTTATTATATTTTTTATCAGCTTGAATACTGGGACGATCCCCATCGGACCAGCAGATGTCGTAAAGACCCTGCTCGGAACAGGGGATGGATCATATGACGTGATATTATTCGATTTCCGTCTGCCGCGCATGGTGATTGCCCTATTGATCGGTATCGGAATGGGTATTGCAGGTGCCATCCTGCAGGGCGTTTCCCAAAATGGTCTGGCTGACCCTGGTATACTTGGAATCAATGCCGGCGCGGGCTTCGCTGTCGTCCTCTATATTTTCTTCTTTCAAGAAAAGTTGGCTGGTACAGGCAGCCTGCAGGTATTCATCATGCCTCTATTTGCGTTTGCAGGTGCCTTCCTGGCAGCAAGCCTCATCTACGCATTAGCTTGGAAAAAAGGTGTCTCTCCCGTCCGGCTCATCCTTGTCGGTATCGGTGTAAACGCAGCATTCGGCGGGCTGATCATCGTCTTTCAGCTCATGATGGACCCGAAGGATTTCACCCAGGCGACCATCTGGCTCAACGGCAGCATCTGGCAGACGAGCTGGAATTATGTGCTGGCGCTCTTGCCATGGATCGTCATACTTGTTCCATTTGCCATTTTCAAAGCAAAAGCATTGAACGTGCTGACGCTCGGTGACCAACTCGCCGTCGGCGTCGGGGCTCCGGTTCAAAGGGAACGGACTCTCCTGCTGCTCCTTGCCGTCGCACTGGCAGGAGCTTGCGTGGCAGCAGGAGGTGCCATCACATTCCTCGGGCTCGTTGCACCTCATCTGGCCAGACGGATCGTCGGACCGAATCACAAGCATCAGCTCCCGATCTGTGCACTCATCGGCGCGCTCATCATGCTCGTAGCCGATACATTATCGCGGACGATCCTGGCGCCTTCGGAGATTCCGATCGGACTGGTTGTTTCGGCGATAGGTGCCCCCTATTTCATTTATTTGTTGATCAAAGAATGA
- a CDS encoding iron ABC transporter permease, which produces MQARRLIGMIILIAGTALLLFSIGLSIISGVSDISLGTVWNSFFHYDASDTSHQIIHRVRLPRTVAAILIGAMLAASGAIMQGMTRNPLASPQIMGVTSGATFMIAIALVFFPGISNVNLLLFAFAGSGLGLGLVFGIGLLARTGLTPVKLALAGTAVTALLGAFSNSLALHFDVARDLSFWYAGGVANVQWETVKLLFPAAAIGLILAFFISGSVTTLSLGEEVATGLGLKTGLVKAAGVLVVLILTGAAVSVGGTIGFIGLVIPHITRFLVGPDYRWIIPCSAVLGGLLLNFADIASRMINPPFETPVGALTALIGVPFFIYLARREGRNI; this is translated from the coding sequence ATGCAAGCACGCAGACTCATTGGCATGATCATACTAATCGCAGGCACTGCCCTGCTTTTATTTTCCATAGGCTTATCCATCATATCCGGTGTATCGGATATTTCACTCGGCACGGTATGGAATAGTTTTTTCCATTATGATGCTTCCGATACATCCCATCAAATCATTCACCGGGTCCGTCTGCCCCGTACAGTGGCGGCGATTCTTATCGGCGCCATGCTCGCAGCATCCGGCGCCATCATGCAAGGCATGACTCGCAACCCGCTGGCTTCCCCGCAAATCATGGGGGTGACTTCGGGTGCAACGTTCATGATTGCGATTGCGCTTGTCTTTTTCCCCGGCATTTCCAACGTGAATCTGCTTCTATTCGCTTTTGCCGGTTCCGGCCTGGGCCTGGGGCTTGTTTTCGGTATCGGTTTGCTGGCAAGGACTGGATTGACGCCTGTGAAACTGGCATTGGCAGGGACTGCTGTCACTGCCCTGCTCGGGGCGTTCTCCAATTCACTGGCATTACACTTCGATGTTGCACGGGATTTGAGCTTCTGGTATGCAGGCGGTGTAGCGAATGTGCAGTGGGAGACAGTGAAACTGCTGTTTCCAGCTGCAGCAATCGGCCTGATTCTGGCATTTTTCATCAGCGGATCCGTCACGACACTCAGTCTGGGGGAAGAGGTTGCGACAGGTCTTGGCCTGAAGACAGGTCTGGTAAAAGCAGCTGGTGTCCTGGTCGTGCTCATTTTGACTGGTGCTGCTGTCTCTGTCGGCGGCACGATTGGCTTCATCGGGTTGGTCATTCCGCATATCACACGCTTCCTTGTCGGCCCGGATTATCGCTGGATCATTCCATGCTCGGCTGTTTTAGGCGGCCTTTTGCTGAACTTTGCCGATATTGCATCCCGAATGATCAATCCACCCTTCGAGACACCAGTCGGTGCCCTCACAGCACTGATCGGCGTACCATTCTTCATTTATCTAGCTCGCCGGGAGGGTAGGAATATATGA
- a CDS encoding ABC transporter substrate-binding protein: protein MFKRKSMLLLLAVFASVVFIITGCGNNDSSDNAENDASDKGSDETRTVTDAMGHEVEIPADPKNVLASYLEDNLVALGITPVAQWSVNNGEPQGYLQDSLKDVPTIDSTLPFEAVASFKPDLIIMDSASMVEGDKYEQYNKIAPTYVMGTEENGDWRKELQTMGEIFDKKDEAQKVLDDYDAKAADAKEKIQGAIGDESAAAIWLSGGQLYIVNDNLSSGAVLYGDLGITVPEGVKEISESATANWNPVSLEQLAEMDVDHLFLINSDEGDGSEILDDPLLANVPAIKNGNVYKYDKDTSWLYTGPIANEQIIDDAVESLVK, encoded by the coding sequence TTGTTCAAAAGAAAGAGCATGCTTTTACTGCTGGCGGTCTTCGCCAGTGTTGTATTCATTATAACAGGTTGCGGCAATAACGATTCAAGTGATAATGCCGAAAATGACGCTTCCGATAAAGGAAGTGACGAAACACGTACGGTGACGGATGCAATGGGGCATGAAGTGGAGATTCCTGCCGATCCTAAAAATGTACTGGCGTCCTATTTGGAGGATAATCTGGTGGCCCTTGGTATCACTCCAGTGGCGCAGTGGTCTGTCAATAATGGCGAACCTCAAGGATATTTGCAAGACAGTCTGAAAGATGTACCGACGATCGACTCCACGCTTCCGTTCGAAGCAGTAGCAAGTTTCAAGCCTGATTTGATCATCATGGATTCCGCTTCCATGGTGGAAGGCGATAAATACGAGCAGTACAATAAAATTGCGCCGACTTATGTAATGGGTACGGAAGAAAACGGCGACTGGCGCAAAGAACTGCAGACAATGGGTGAAATCTTCGATAAAAAAGATGAAGCACAAAAAGTTCTGGATGACTACGACGCTAAAGCGGCAGATGCCAAAGAAAAAATCCAAGGTGCGATCGGCGATGAGTCAGCTGCAGCTATCTGGCTTTCGGGCGGTCAGCTTTATATCGTAAACGATAACCTATCCAGCGGCGCGGTGCTTTATGGCGATCTGGGCATCACTGTTCCAGAAGGTGTCAAAGAAATCTCCGAAAGCGCAACAGCGAACTGGAACCCCGTTTCCCTGGAGCAATTGGCTGAAATGGATGTCGACCATCTGTTCTTGATCAATAGCGATGAAGGCGATGGCTCTGAAATCCTTGACGATCCGCTACTAGCAAACGTACCGGCAATCAAGAATGGCAATGTGTATAAATATGACAAAGACACAAGCTGGCTGTATACTGGACCGATCGCAAACGAACAAATCATCGACGATGCGGTTGAAAGCCTCGTGAAGTAA
- a CDS encoding YjgB family protein produces the protein MARRNPARKAAVSVICAGAVLGAGSFMIPGAVAVNAKAKEAVHSSRTNEAAVETLQAIYTQAYEGSSIGVAGNFAIGESTRTDVVDRLGEPFLSDTFDTYHAEMGNPGFSFAYNEDGILNEIRYLGTNVERQTNLGSITPAVLEEQLGKADAITSISKTDQHKYLYEAGGFELEFIVNDETLQVDHVNLVPNS, from the coding sequence ATGGCAAGAAGGAATCCAGCACGAAAGGCAGCGGTGAGTGTTATTTGCGCAGGAGCTGTGCTGGGAGCTGGGAGCTTCATGATTCCAGGTGCGGTAGCTGTAAATGCAAAAGCGAAGGAAGCAGTTCATTCTTCCCGAACGAATGAAGCAGCCGTTGAAACGCTACAGGCCATTTATACACAGGCATATGAAGGCTCTTCCATCGGAGTGGCAGGCAATTTTGCAATAGGTGAATCGACAAGGACAGATGTTGTGGATAGGCTTGGTGAACCTTTCTTATCCGATACCTTTGATACGTATCATGCAGAGATGGGGAATCCCGGGTTCAGTTTTGCATACAATGAGGATGGCATATTGAATGAAATCCGCTATCTCGGAACTAATGTGGAGCGGCAAACGAATCTAGGCAGCATTACACCTGCCGTACTGGAAGAGCAGCTTGGCAAGGCAGATGCTATCACTTCTATTTCAAAGACGGATCAGCATAAGTATCTATATGAAGCTGGTGGCTTTGAGCTGGAATTCATTGTGAATGATGAGACACTACAAGTTGACCACGTAAATCTAGTACCAAATAGTTAA
- a CDS encoding SDR family oxidoreductase: MAKIAIVTGVSYPRSIGTAVCRRLAEQGSDIFFTYWQAGETWPDQFRNEIREAGVRCVGMEVDLERADAAEAILQDVQLQLGVPAILINCAAFSETGDYEEFDAFQLDRHYAVNMRSVFLLCTGFAKLFKQLKPAGRGSIVNLTSGQSRGPMPNELAYIATKGAITAFTQSLSADLASVGVNVNAVNPGPTDSTWMTDDIREHLLSRFPMGRIGEPDDAARLIGFLVGEDGYWVTGQELHSEGGFMRS; this comes from the coding sequence ATGGCTAAGATAGCTATTGTTACGGGTGTTTCCTATCCGCGCTCCATCGGTACGGCGGTGTGCCGCAGATTGGCTGAACAAGGTTCGGATATTTTCTTTACATATTGGCAGGCAGGCGAGACTTGGCCTGATCAGTTCAGGAATGAAATCAGGGAAGCCGGTGTCAGATGTGTTGGAATGGAAGTGGATTTGGAGCGAGCAGATGCTGCCGAAGCTATTTTGCAGGACGTACAGCTGCAGTTAGGCGTGCCGGCTATTTTGATAAACTGCGCTGCTTTTTCGGAGACAGGTGATTATGAGGAATTCGATGCTTTTCAATTAGATCGCCACTATGCTGTCAATATGAGGAGTGTTTTTTTGCTTTGTACGGGATTCGCTAAATTGTTCAAGCAGCTAAAACCTGCTGGCAGGGGAAGCATTGTCAACCTGACATCAGGTCAAAGCCGGGGACCGATGCCAAATGAGCTGGCATACATCGCAACAAAGGGCGCGATTACTGCATTCACTCAATCACTATCAGCTGACTTGGCATCGGTGGGAGTCAATGTGAATGCGGTGAATCCCGGGCCGACAGACAGTACGTGGATGACGGACGATATACGGGAGCATCTGCTTTCTCGTTTTCCGATGGGGAGAATCGGTGAACCGGATGATGCAGCAAGGCTGATTGGCTTTTTGGTCGGGGAAGACGGATATTGGGTGACAGGACAGGAGCTCCACTCGGAAGGCGGATTTATGCGAAGCTGA
- a CDS encoding DedA family protein encodes MESWMNELMAAYGYPAITLLMMIEIVIPPLPSEVTLLFGGFLAASSSLNPIFVILSATFGALIGTSILYWIGTLFDIDKLSNWIEKNRKWLRLDPAHLHKAAAWFEKYDIWAVFLCRFIPLVRSLISIPAGMAKMHFGIFLLFSAAGTLIWNSIVVLLGVWVGASWTRLEIYLDYYKYGMLAFIAVAGSGFVIWKLIQRRKKESEELNGDQHI; translated from the coding sequence TTGGAATCATGGATGAATGAATTGATGGCAGCCTATGGTTATCCTGCCATTACCCTTTTGATGATGATAGAGATTGTGATTCCGCCGCTTCCATCTGAAGTCACCCTGCTGTTTGGGGGATTTTTGGCGGCTTCCTCCAGTCTGAATCCAATTTTCGTGATACTATCGGCTACATTCGGAGCGTTGATTGGCACCTCGATCTTGTATTGGATCGGAACGCTCTTTGATATAGACAAACTTTCGAATTGGATAGAAAAAAATCGCAAATGGCTGCGGCTTGATCCTGCTCATTTGCATAAAGCAGCAGCTTGGTTCGAGAAGTATGATATATGGGCTGTCTTTCTCTGCCGCTTTATCCCGCTGGTCAGGAGTTTGATTTCCATTCCCGCTGGTATGGCCAAAATGCATTTTGGGATATTCCTTCTCTTCTCTGCTGCCGGAACATTAATCTGGAATTCCATCGTCGTCTTGTTAGGGGTATGGGTCGGAGCATCATGGACTCGATTGGAAATTTACCTCGATTATTATAAATATGGCATGTTAGCATTTATTGCTGTGGCCGGCAGTGGATTTGTAATTTGGAAGTTAATCCAGCGCAGGAAGAAAGAATCAGAAGAATTAAATGGAGATCAGCATATATAA
- a CDS encoding helix-turn-helix domain-containing protein — MDMNKDISGIENLLRMLLKEKKISIRELSRRTAIDAAIISKILNGKRKVTVNHLKKFSEVLDVSLEDLMRAAGFLDENKTIQTEQHLEALCKQADPSFTTERLQNQLAEYKEIALTDGGKQIIEDKFNEKIKSVGSAGKLVNDLKQMFYKFSSGIGTKKELVLFGAALLYFINPIDVLPDYIFPFGYLDDTLVVQTAMMNANK; from the coding sequence ATGGACATGAATAAAGATATTTCTGGTATAGAGAATCTTCTGCGTATGTTACTTAAGGAAAAAAAAATATCCATCCGCGAATTGAGCAGGCGGACTGCAATTGATGCAGCAATCATATCCAAGATACTGAATGGCAAACGGAAAGTGACTGTCAATCATTTGAAAAAGTTCAGTGAAGTACTGGATGTTTCCCTTGAGGATCTGATGCGTGCTGCCGGTTTTCTCGACGAGAATAAAACAATCCAGACAGAACAGCATCTGGAGGCTCTGTGTAAACAAGCCGATCCATCCTTTACGACAGAGAGATTACAGAATCAACTGGCTGAATATAAGGAAATCGCCCTTACCGACGGCGGAAAACAAATCATCGAAGATAAATTCAATGAAAAGATTAAATCCGTCGGAAGCGCCGGTAAACTGGTAAATGACCTAAAGCAAATGTTTTATAAATTCAGTTCCGGCATTGGAACCAAAAAGGAATTAGTACTTTTCGGTGCAGCTTTACTATATTTTATCAATCCAATAGATGTGCTGCCTGATTATATCTTTCCGTTTGGTTATCTAGACGATACACTTGTTGTCCAAACCGCTATGATGAATGCAAATAAATAG
- a CDS encoding YoaK family protein has product MDIKRDHITIMLLCALSGVIDVLGYIGLSHVFTANMTGNIVLLGIGIGDARQAVLSNAAIALAGFVIGIAATVLVQKKNGTSRNILFWEFILLLLVAAMILSIPISGGLSSVILLLLSTAMGMQTIAGRNLKIAGLSSTVLTSTLAAFVEGLIGIGKTKKLSLDTYLRGGAILLYLVGAAAGSFSERIIGLNTIWLGVVLLAIILLIQRKHTHQ; this is encoded by the coding sequence ATGGATATTAAACGGGATCATATCACCATCATGCTCTTATGTGCTTTATCGGGTGTAATAGATGTACTAGGTTATATTGGTCTATCACACGTGTTTACTGCCAACATGACAGGAAACATTGTATTGTTGGGTATTGGAATCGGTGATGCAAGGCAGGCGGTTTTGAGCAATGCTGCCATTGCATTGGCGGGGTTCGTCATAGGGATTGCCGCTACTGTTCTCGTCCAAAAAAAGAACGGTACTTCAAGAAATATTTTATTCTGGGAGTTCATTTTGCTTTTATTGGTTGCGGCGATGATACTGTCGATCCCGATCAGCGGAGGTCTCTCATCAGTCATTCTTCTGCTGTTAAGCACAGCCATGGGAATGCAGACGATAGCGGGAAGGAACCTCAAGATAGCCGGGCTTTCTTCTACTGTATTGACGAGTACACTTGCAGCTTTTGTAGAGGGACTTATAGGTATAGGAAAAACCAAAAAACTTTCGTTGGACACATATCTTAGAGGAGGCGCCATTCTCCTTTACTTAGTCGGTGCAGCGGCAGGCAGCTTCAGCGAAAGAATCATCGGCTTGAATACGATATGGCTGGGTGTGGTGCTGCTGGCGATTATACTGTTGATTCAAAGGAAACATACGCATCAATAA
- a CDS encoding LCP family protein: protein MEKKRHKERKQRRRIGRYIILILLVIVIGAGTFLFLTARDVKQTVDGIQKDSAAIDEGVTSEKIKNKERINILLLGIDEREFDSGRSDALLLMSLDPDSESMDLVSIPRDTRTEIIGHGTVDKINHAYAFGGVDMSVETVENLLDIDIDYFVEINMQGLADLVDAVGGVTVENNLDWYDEGFYKKGYHYKKGQIDLDGQQALGYTRMRHLDPDGDFGRNARQRQVIEAVIDKGANIKSVSKIDDLLDVLGKNVQTNINLASMRHLFADYRNVRKSVHEHEMRGDGTKIDGIYYLIVPEDEITAIQDSISK, encoded by the coding sequence ATGGAAAAGAAACGACATAAGGAACGGAAGCAGAGGCGACGGATAGGCAGGTATATCATACTCATCCTCCTGGTCATAGTAATTGGAGCTGGTACCTTCCTCTTTTTAACTGCAAGGGATGTGAAACAGACAGTGGATGGCATCCAGAAAGACTCGGCAGCGATCGATGAGGGCGTCACATCAGAGAAGATCAAGAACAAAGAAAGAATCAATATCCTTTTACTTGGCATCGATGAAAGGGAATTCGACTCTGGGCGGTCTGATGCCTTACTGCTTATGTCACTGGATCCGGATTCCGAGTCCATGGACCTGGTAAGTATCCCGCGTGATACACGGACAGAGATCATCGGGCACGGTACAGTTGACAAGATCAATCACGCCTATGCTTTTGGCGGGGTCGACATGTCCGTGGAAACCGTCGAAAACTTGCTGGACATTGATATCGATTATTTCGTAGAGATCAATATGCAAGGTCTGGCAGATCTGGTCGATGCAGTAGGCGGTGTAACAGTGGAAAACAACCTGGATTGGTACGATGAAGGTTTCTATAAGAAAGGCTACCATTACAAAAAGGGGCAGATTGACTTGGACGGCCAGCAAGCATTGGGATACACAAGGATGCGCCATTTAGACCCTGATGGAGATTTTGGACGGAATGCCAGACAGCGTCAGGTGATTGAAGCCGTCATCGACAAAGGCGCCAATATCAAATCCGTCAGTAAAATCGATGACCTGCTGGATGTCCTCGGCAAAAACGTGCAGACCAATATAAACCTGGCGTCCATGCGTCATTTGTTTGCGGATTATCGCAACGTTCGCAAGTCTGTCCATGAGCATGAAATGAGAGGCGACGGTACAAAAATCGATGGAATCTATTACTTGATAGTGCCCGAAGATGAGATAACTGCCATACAGGACAGCATCAGCAAATAA
- a CDS encoding thiol-disulfide oxidoreductase DCC family protein: protein MCKEAIILFDGVCNLCNNSVQFIIKHDKGAYFKFASLQSDFGSRLREAKQIPDGIDSILFAEGDKVYTQSSAVLRIARRLDGAWKLAGAALFIPRPIRDSIYRYIARNRYRWFGRQNQCMLPSPELKKRFL, encoded by the coding sequence ATGTGCAAGGAGGCGATCATCCTCTTTGATGGTGTATGCAATCTCTGCAACAACAGTGTCCAATTCATCATCAAGCATGACAAGGGAGCCTATTTTAAATTTGCTTCCCTCCAAAGCGATTTCGGAAGTCGGCTGAGAGAAGCAAAGCAAATTCCAGATGGGATCGACAGCATCCTATTTGCAGAGGGTGACAAGGTATATACGCAATCCAGCGCAGTTTTGCGTATTGCCCGCCGTCTGGATGGAGCTTGGAAATTAGCTGGGGCTGCTTTGTTCATCCCGCGTCCCATCCGTGATTCGATCTATCGGTATATAGCTAGGAATCGCTATCGCTGGTTCGGAAGGCAGAATCAATGCATGCTGCCATCTCCAGAATTAAAAAAGCGATTTTTATGA
- a CDS encoding right-handed parallel beta-helix repeat-containing protein, which yields MRLSILVAIVLCLIGAGIYSIAANNKKEVEAVTAPEQLFVATDGDDENEGTKEKPLRTIQAAVDQAAAGTTVYIRKGIYKGGFDVTNSGTKEEPLVIRNYENEEVVISGEGQTTDEDAALINVDSKRYITIQGLTLQDLTADSPDYAVMGIYVSGNSSYINIIQNHIHHIGNTADEGNAHGIAVYGTGKMEQIRVMDNIVEELTLGASEAVVLNGNIDGFAVTGNTVRHNNNIGIDLIGYEGVAEDPEADYVRNGTVQGNVVHDNSSYGNPAYGEDYSAGGIYVDGAKNIKIKANTVFRNDLGIEATSEHQGRYAENILITENEVYENNYTGISIGGYDEERGGTKDSSITYNVLYKNDTKDLYGGQLLLQHDIRDNDISHNVFTASKTGLFISNDFQTNHNTTMNRNVYDKDKENSWVWKQQEYNDFGSYQQATGQEEDSAYIEVHYMDASSKDFSLKEGTTAHAVID from the coding sequence ATGAGATTATCGATACTGGTCGCAATCGTACTGTGCCTGATCGGTGCGGGCATCTATTCGATTGCAGCAAACAACAAGAAGGAAGTGGAAGCGGTGACCGCTCCGGAACAGCTATTCGTCGCCACTGATGGGGATGATGAGAATGAGGGAACCAAGGAGAAACCTCTTCGCACGATTCAGGCAGCCGTGGATCAGGCCGCAGCTGGTACGACTGTCTACATTCGCAAGGGAATCTATAAGGGTGGATTTGATGTTACCAATAGCGGAACGAAGGAAGAGCCATTGGTCATCCGCAACTATGAAAATGAAGAAGTGGTCATCAGCGGCGAAGGACAGACGACGGATGAAGATGCGGCGTTGATCAATGTCGATAGCAAACGCTACATTACGATTCAGGGACTGACCCTTCAGGATTTGACGGCGGATTCACCTGACTATGCCGTGATGGGTATTTATGTATCGGGTAATAGCTCTTATATCAATATCATTCAAAATCACATCCATCATATAGGGAATACGGCAGATGAAGGCAATGCCCATGGTATAGCGGTATATGGAACTGGCAAGATGGAACAAATCCGCGTCATGGACAATATTGTGGAGGAGCTGACACTGGGAGCCAGTGAAGCGGTTGTCCTGAATGGCAATATCGATGGTTTTGCTGTTACGGGCAATACGGTCCGCCATAATAACAACATCGGAATCGATCTGATAGGCTATGAAGGGGTAGCGGAAGATCCAGAGGCTGATTATGTCCGAAATGGAACGGTCCAGGGGAATGTGGTCCATGATAACTCTTCCTATGGTAATCCGGCATATGGGGAGGATTATTCCGCAGGGGGAATTTATGTGGATGGTGCTAAAAATATCAAAATCAAGGCCAATACCGTTTTCCGCAATGACTTGGGTATCGAAGCGACTTCCGAGCACCAAGGACGTTACGCAGAAAACATCCTGATCACGGAAAACGAAGTGTATGAGAACAACTATACAGGTATTTCGATAGGCGGCTATGACGAAGAGCGCGGAGGAACCAAAGACTCATCCATCACCTATAATGTCCTTTATAAAAATGATACAAAGGATCTTTATGGCGGTCAGCTGCTTTTGCAGCATGATATCAGGGATAACGACATTTCACATAATGTATTCACAGCCAGCAAAACAGGCTTGTTCATTTCCAATGACTTCCAAACGAACCACAACACAACCATGAACCGGAATGTCTACGATAAGGACAAGGAAAACAGCTGGGTATGGAAACAGCAGGAATACAATGATTTTGGCAGTTATCAGCAGGCGACGGGCCAGGAAGAGGATTCTGCCTATATAGAAGTGCATTACATGGATGCCTCCAGTAAAGATTTCAGCTTGAAGGAAGGAACGACTGCACATGCAGTCATAGATTGA